In a single window of the Nicotiana tomentosiformis chromosome 10, ASM39032v3, whole genome shotgun sequence genome:
- the LOC104117330 gene encoding carbonic anhydrase 2-like encodes MAEEISYENATNGEVKKLVSGGGKEFDPDERIRSGFAYFKTEKYDKDPELYEELAKDQSPKFLVFSCSDSRVCPSHILNFQPGEAFMVRNIANMVPPYDQIKYSGAGASIEYAIVHLKVENILVMGHSCCGGIKGLMSIPDDGSIDSHFIEEWVKICLISKAKVKREHGDKDFTEQCTILEKEAVNESLANLLTYPFVREAVVNKSLALKGGHYDFVNGSFELWDLEFNQLLQN; translated from the exons ATGGCTGAGGAAATATCATATGAAAACGCCACTAATGGAGAAGTGAAGAAGTTGGTAAGTGGCGGAGGGAAAGAGTTTGACCCGGATGAGAGGATCCGCTCCGGATTCGCCTACTTCAAGACTGAGAAATATGA caaAGATCCCGAGTTGTACGAGGAGCTCGCAAAAGATCAAAGCCCAAAG ttTTTGGTATTCTCCTGCTCCGACTCCAGAGTGTGCCCATCCCACATACTTAATTTCCAACCAGGGGAGGCTTTTATGGTCCGTAATATAGCCAACATGGTCCCTCCTTATGACCAG ATTAAATATTCTGGAGCTGGGGCATCTATTGAATATGCAATTGTCCACTTAAAG GTGGAGAATATTTTGGTGATGGGACACAGCTGCTGTGGAGGTATAAAAGGACTCATGTCTATCCCTGATGAtggctccatagacag TCATTTCATCGAAGAATGGGTCAAAATCTGTTTGATATCAAAGGCAAAGGTAAAGAGAGAACATGGCGACAAGGATTTCACTGAACAATGTACAATATTGGAGAAG GAGGCAGTAAATGAATCACTAGCCAACTTACTGACATATCCATTTGTGAGGGAAGCTGTGGTGAACAAAAGCCTTGCACTGAAAGGTGGACACTACGATTTTGTGAATGGATCTTTTGAGCTTTGGGATCTTGAGTTCAACCAACTGTTGCAAAACTGA
- the LOC104117328 gene encoding carbonic anhydrase 2-like isoform X2: protein MTLFSTNPREVTKMAEDSYEDAIAGLKKLLSEKNELEDAAVAKIRQLTAELEGAGGKKSDPDEKIRTGFAHFKAEKYEKNPELFGQLAKGQSPKFLVFACSDSRVCPSHILNFQPGEAFVVRNIANMVPPFDQTKYSGVGAAVEYAVVHLKVENILVIGHSCCGGIKGLMSIPDDGSTNSDFIEEWVKICLPAKAKVKAECCHLDPTEQCTKLEKEAVNVSLGNLLTYPFVREAVVQKSLALKGGHYDFVNGSFELWNIDFNLTPSVSL from the exons ATGACTTTATTCTCCACAAATCCACGTGAG GTTACGAAAATGGCAGAGGATTCCTATGAAGACGCCATTGCAGGACTGAAAAAGCTCCTCAG TGAGAAGAATGAGCTGGAAGATGCAGCGGTGGCGAAGATACGGCAGTTGACGGCGGAGTTGGAAGGTGCCGGCGGGAAAAAGTCTGACCCGGATGAGAAGATCCGAACCGGATTCGCCCACTTCAAGGCGGAGAAATATGA GAAAAATCCTGAGTTGTTTGGACAGCTTGCAAAAGGTCAAAGTCCTAAG TTCTTGGTATTCGCCTGCTCTGATTCCCGAGTATGCCCATCCCATATCCTCAATTTCCAGCCAGGGGAAGCTTTTGTGGTCCGTAATATTGCAAACATGGTCCCTCCTTTTGATCAG ACAAAATATTCTGGAGTGGGTGCAGCAGTCGAATATGCAGTTGTCCACCTAAAG GTGGAGAATATTTTGGTGATTGGACACAGCTGTTGTGGAGGTATTAAAGGGCTAATGTCTATCCCTGATGATGGGTCCACAAACAG TGATTTCATTGAAGAATGGGTCAAAATCTGTCTGCCGGCCAAAGCAAAGGTAAAGGCAGAATGCTGCCATTTGGATCCCACTGAACAATGCACAAAATTAGAGAAG GAGGCAGTGAATGTATCACTAGGCAACTTATTGACATATCCATTTGTAAGAGAAGCTGTGGTGCAGAAAAGCCTTGCACTGAAAGGTGGACACTACGATTTTGTGAATGGATCTTTTGAGCTCTGGAATATTGACTTCAATCTTACCCCTTCTGTTTCACTCTAA
- the LOC104117328 gene encoding carbonic anhydrase 2-like isoform X1, translated as MAGKFRKCMLLCCSRKSLNQVTKMAEDSYEDAIAGLKKLLSEKNELEDAAVAKIRQLTAELEGAGGKKSDPDEKIRTGFAHFKAEKYEKNPELFGQLAKGQSPKFLVFACSDSRVCPSHILNFQPGEAFVVRNIANMVPPFDQTKYSGVGAAVEYAVVHLKVENILVIGHSCCGGIKGLMSIPDDGSTNSDFIEEWVKICLPAKAKVKAECCHLDPTEQCTKLEKEAVNVSLGNLLTYPFVREAVVQKSLALKGGHYDFVNGSFELWNIDFNLTPSVSL; from the exons ATGGCCGGAAAATTTAGGAAGTGCATGCTACTATGTTGTTCAAGAAAGTCTCTCAATCAG GTTACGAAAATGGCAGAGGATTCCTATGAAGACGCCATTGCAGGACTGAAAAAGCTCCTCAG TGAGAAGAATGAGCTGGAAGATGCAGCGGTGGCGAAGATACGGCAGTTGACGGCGGAGTTGGAAGGTGCCGGCGGGAAAAAGTCTGACCCGGATGAGAAGATCCGAACCGGATTCGCCCACTTCAAGGCGGAGAAATATGA GAAAAATCCTGAGTTGTTTGGACAGCTTGCAAAAGGTCAAAGTCCTAAG TTCTTGGTATTCGCCTGCTCTGATTCCCGAGTATGCCCATCCCATATCCTCAATTTCCAGCCAGGGGAAGCTTTTGTGGTCCGTAATATTGCAAACATGGTCCCTCCTTTTGATCAG ACAAAATATTCTGGAGTGGGTGCAGCAGTCGAATATGCAGTTGTCCACCTAAAG GTGGAGAATATTTTGGTGATTGGACACAGCTGTTGTGGAGGTATTAAAGGGCTAATGTCTATCCCTGATGATGGGTCCACAAACAG TGATTTCATTGAAGAATGGGTCAAAATCTGTCTGCCGGCCAAAGCAAAGGTAAAGGCAGAATGCTGCCATTTGGATCCCACTGAACAATGCACAAAATTAGAGAAG GAGGCAGTGAATGTATCACTAGGCAACTTATTGACATATCCATTTGTAAGAGAAGCTGTGGTGCAGAAAAGCCTTGCACTGAAAGGTGGACACTACGATTTTGTGAATGGATCTTTTGAGCTCTGGAATATTGACTTCAATCTTACCCCTTCTGTTTCACTCTAA